CCTTCTCTCCTCTGTCAAGGTGCTCCAGCAACGTATCTATAGATTCTTTTAATTTACCCTCCTTAAGGTATTCGACTATTTTACGATGCTCTACCTCCGTCTGTTTATAGTCATCCATATGACTCAGAGCATTGCCCAGCTTTAGGTGAAACAACGGAATATTACTATTATGATAGATATGTAGCAGGCGTTCATTACCAGTAGATTCGATTATTTTTTCATGAAAACGGACATCCGCTTCACATGCGCCCCCATAATATCCTTTTTCTACCATAGAAGAAAAATCATCACAGATCAATTCAAGCTCTTTGATCACTGCTTTATCTCTTTTTGTAAACAAGATCTTGAGTGCACCGACTTCCAGAAGTTCACGCAGTTCACGGATATCCTTGATATCATCAGCTGTCATTTTTTTAACAAAACAACCTCCCTTTCCTCCAAACTCAACAAGCTGCTCTCCGGCCAAACGCATAAAAGCCTCACGGATAGCGACCCGACTCACACTTAATTTGTCTGCCCAGAAACTCTCGATCAGTCTGGCACCACCAACAAGCTGATTGGACAATATTTTTTTCCTGATTTCTAAATACGCTTTATAAGACAACGAGTCTTCCTTCATATTGTATACAATTTAATATCAAAAATAAGAATACATCTTGTATTTATTGCAATAATAAAATGCATTCCTGTAACTTACTAAAAAAAATAAATGACAGCACAAACAATAAATTAATTATTATTCAACCTTATCTCATTTGCTCCATATTTTCTTCCGGGGGTAAACTGCAGAACAGTTCCCTGGGATTCATAACGGATAACATGTTTACCCGCATCAACCGGAATATTTGTATCTGAAACCGGCTGTCCGGATTGAATATTCCAAAATCCTTCCTTCAACCCGGCAAGAATGATTTTGTATTTTTTATCTGCCGGAACTGTTATTTCAATCGGTTCACTGATCAGCTGTCCGCCTTTACTGATACAGACAATACGATCATCCAGCCGGATCACATAATAAGCTGCCCTTTCTTCATACTGAAGAGGCAACGGAACGGATTGCCCTTCTACCATCTGAAAAACCGTCAGAAAACGATCTTGTTGATTTTTCTGCTCAGGTGTAACCATGATACGGTATGCACGTGCTTCCGGCCAGTTTGATTTAACGTCATAATCATCCCCAAAAACCTGATTAGCTTTTTCACCGCTCAAAACGCTGACCAACCTGTGCTCAGGCTTAGGCAACAACATATTGACATAGGTTTTCCCGGTCCTTCCTTCCAATTCACTATGCAACACCAGTTGTCCCCGCTCTTCTTTGGGCACATTCAGCGTATTGATCTGCCAGTATTTCTTAAAGGCCGGATCATTCACTTTCATATCATCCGTTAGAATAATAGCTGCAGGTACATCTTTACGATTCAGATCAAGAAAAAGAAAACCGCGGGTATAGCTATTCATTTTAGAAGTATATGCAGCTGTGAGATCTATATTGTAATAACTAAAATCCGGTGAGATAGGGTCAGCGCCTACAGCAGCGGAGCGTACGAAACCAACATTGTACCAGGGATCGGTCTTTGCCTCTGTCGCTGTTCTCGGAAAACGCTGACTGAAACGTGTACCACCATCATTCGTTTTTGTTCTGAACAATAGTTTTTCCTGAGGATCTACAGCCAGCATCATACTGTGAGAAACCGAGCGCTTGTTAAAATTAAAATCATAAGGCGAACCATAAGACAAATACAACCCGAGATCTCCGACCTGAATACCGTGATAATAAATCTGCAAAGCTCCAGCATCTGCATGCTGATGATTCCCAAAATGATAACCACCACCTTTTATTTCAGCAATTACATCACTACTATTACGATCCATATTCCATCCGGTACGCGCAACCATAGCTCCCAATACCGGGCCAAAATTCTTTGTCTTAGGAAGTTGATTCAAATTATTGTCCGGCTTAAGCAACGGATCATTTAGCAACAGAAATAAAACCGGATTGTCCGGCAATGCGCCTTGCTTATAAAACTCGGCTTTGATCAGAGGATTTTGAGAATATGCATAACACAGCAACATAGTTTGGGGATTTTTCCAGTAAAAATTAGTACTGGAAGCATATTTGACATTGAACATATCGCCATCCCGTAACATTTTACCATCTGGTGTGCGCATATACAGCCAGTAATAAGGCATATCTTTGATATTATCATCAAATACCTCCTGTCCGGTCATCCTGTAATAGAACCATACCGCATGCATTTCCCAGCCGAAGCGATATCCACCATAATCTATTCCCTGATTGTGTCGTGGAGACTGATATTCAAATTTACGCATAGGCACCAGTTGCTCTAATACGGTGTACGACACATATTGATAGGGCAACGGATCCTCATCATATATAGCTATACTCATAGCTAACAGATCTCTGCAGATCTGTGCTTCATTACCATGTCCGTTAATAATGCTTTCCTGACCATAGAATGGAGGCCAGCCGATTTCCATATCATCCGCTAAGCGATACATATGCCGACGAATATGCGCCCGCTGCTCGGCCGTCATCAGATCATAGCACCAGTCGTACACAACTGCTGACGTGTAGATAGCACGTCCAATCTCACGGGTAATGTCTCCGTAAGTAATATTTCCGAATTCCAGCACAGAAAGGTAATCTGAAACCAGACGAACAGCTTCTTTTCCAACAGACTGATCCCCTGACATCAGATAATAAAAAGCTTTTGTCTCTATATTTTTCTCCAGAGTTTCATTATGAAACTGTTCCTGTTCAGGATGGATATTGAAGGTAAAAGCTGCAGTAGCTGCTGCTTTTACTTTCTCCCATTCAGGTCTGTTCTCTTCGCTGTTTAATCTGTTTTTGACCGTCACCAGACTTTCTTCATTGACCCATATACGGGGTCTGCTTTTGGGAGGTACAATAGCAGGCTTATAATGAAGGGCTTCATCAGGGACCTGAGGAGCTTCAAAACTCCGGATTTTAATCTTCTGAAACCGGACATATTCAGGTAGCCACATCTTTATCTGATGCCGACCCTTTTTCAGCTGAAACTTGCCAAGTGTTTGCCGGCCCCCCATATGCGCATCAAACAAGATACGGCTGGTAGGCCGCTCTTCATCGATCTGCATTTTAACATTCTGCGTCATGCGACCCGTCTTATCCTCTCTTTTTAAAACCTCCGGATCTGATGGTTCAACTACAGTTTCCAACGTATATTTACCATCCGCAGGAATATCTACTTTGAAAATTACATCATACTTATAATCAATTTTTTGTATTGAACTCTTAATGTTATTCTTTAACACTATATAAGCTTCTGGCGACTTATTTTCTTTAGATCTTATTACGGTGTGTGTATTGATACCAGCATCAGAAGCACGGTATACTTTTTCGTATACGGACAAAGCAGATGATTGTGCATGTACGGATACGACAGACACAGCTATCAGCGTGAATAATGTTAGGATAAAGGGGATACGGCAATATTTCTTCGTTAAGGATCTTTGGCTGTACATATTCTACTTGTTGAAACAAATTAATAAACCGAACTTCCTTTCTGTGGAAAGGAAATCCGGATTAAACAATCAAAACAATTATACTGAAATTAGTTCATTGATAATCTTTTCATACTGATTTTCAATTCTTTTGTTGCATCAGTTGAACTGTTTATATACACATATGCCCTGTATTTCTTATCCGCTGTCTCCACCCACAATCCACCTTCATTACGTACATTGACAGCGAAATCAGGAGCATCTGTAAAGTCTTTCTGTATCAGATCCAGATCATCCACAAAAACTCCGTATTGCAGACGTGCCAACTGCTGATCACGTACTGTCCACGCTTTAATCAGCTTTGTGTTATTTTTAACTCCCGCCGGCAACGTTATTCCCGGCAAATAAATAGCATTAGCAGACGGAGCCACTACAGCGTGTTTAAAATCTATATTCGGAATAATACGATACAGGTACACCAAATCTATTTTATCCGGATTCTGAGCCGCATACGCAGCATCATATACCGCCATATCAGCAATCGAGATATAGCAGGCCTGTGCATCCTTAGCGACCAGATCCAGTTTCATATCCATTTTACGGATATCATAAGGACCAAGATTATAGGTAACTGTCTGTCCGTTGCTGGCTTTTGCTGAAAACTTAAAAGAAACAGTCTTTCCACGGGCTTCTTCCGGTATTTTATAATAATAGCGTAAGGTAGCAGCACTTGTATCTCTTGAGAAATTGACTGTAGTGGCCGTACCGGTAGTCACGGAAGGATCGCCAATCTGAACACCTACATCTATTCCCGAATTATTTGTATAATACGACTTATTATCCAGATAAGTACCACTAGCTCCGGCAATGGTTGCTTCCACTGTAGCCGAGACTATTTTACCTTCTGTCGGCAAAAGTGCCATTGCGTAGGCGAATTCAATATTTGTCCCAACTACATTAGGCCCCATTGATCGCTTGATCACATCGTTATGCAATCCGGATTCCGCCTCTGGAATCTGATAGGAATCTTCTTTACATGCTGTTACAAACAGGGTAAGCATGCTAACGATTCCTATATAATATATTAATTTCTTCATCTTTATCAGTTTTTTACTGTTTAACAGTCAATGTAACGGTATATTCTTTTCTCACCTTACGATTACCTGATACTACCGTCCATTTGCGTGGACTGCTCAGGTTAGAAAAATCCTCTTTACCGACGATTTTTGGATCTAATAAGGCATCTGCCACTAAGCTAAACTGCGGGTAAAGGTTCCGAAGATCAGTACCGAACATCACTTCTACCTTTATAGTTTGCGCTACGGTATCGATTACTGCAGCTTTGGTACGTACAGTTTGAAAATCAGCGCCCAGCAATTCAAAATTACTGACGTAACATTCTGCCCTGTTTGTGATCAGCAGCCCGTCTCCATCCATTGGATAGTCTTTTTGACAGCCTGCCACCAAGATGCACAATGTAAATAAAAGGCCTTTTATAATATTTTTCATCTGTCTATAATTTATTTTTTAATGTTGATGAAACGCTCAGATCTTTCTTTTGAAACATCCTGATGATTTCATATTGATATCGATTAATATATTATCTCCAGGGAATATTCTGTGTGAGACGGCTGTTGCGGTCACGTTCTGTCTCCGGAATCTGATAAATATAACACCGTTGGTAAGTGAGCTCCGGCTCGTTAAAGAAAAAGCGCTCCCAATTGTTGCCATAGGTATCCTGAAACCATTTTCCATTGCCATAAGCAGCTCCAAACACCTTTTCTATGGTTCTCCAGCGTCTCAGATCGAAAGCCCGCTGACCTTCACCAAATAACTCCACAATACGTTCCTGCTCTATTGCATCAAAGAATGCTTGCTTAGAACTGGTTTTTGTACTGGAAAGAGCCGGCAGATTACCTCGACGACGCACTCTGTTTACCAGGTCTATTGCATCAGCCTGTGGTCCGCCTACCTCATTTGTAGCCTCTGCATACATCAGGAATACGTCAGCCAGACGCATCATCGGCCAGTTGTAGTCTCCCGAACTTCTGTTTTGACCGCCATAATTACGCACAAACTTACGTGTCTCAATACCCGACAGATTGGTACCGTTATCATTAAATGAAGTATAGCGAACTCCATCTATAGTGACTGCTGCACCCCATGTCTTGTAAATAAAAGGAACATAACCTGTTAATTCCGTTGTACCCATTCCCATGATTTTCTCATAATCCCAAAGCAAAGTTGCTTTCATCCGATAATCCCGGTTACGGTAAGATTCCGGATTAATTGCCGAATTAGGCATCGTACGTGCACCCGCTACTGTTGGGGCAACTTGTATCATGGGTGGCAGAAAATCTCCCGTAATAGTTGATTGATAACGATTGGCGATCTCATAACGGGCTACTACCTGATTTTGAGATAAACCTACAGACACACCGGTCCATACACGCATATACTCTTCACTCTGACCTGTACCGTTCCCGCCGTGCGTCAATACCATGATCATCTCTCCGTCGGTATTTGGGTTTCCTGTAGACGGGATAAACATGTAATAATAGTTTGGCAGCACGTCGGCCTTTCCCATTTCTCCCCATTCGCCCGGCTCACCATTCCGGAACAGCCGTAATCCGTAATCATTAATAACCTTTTTAAAATCCTCTGCAGCACCACGGTATGCTTCCTGGGCTACAGCTGCAGATGGGGTAAAACGTTCCAGCTCCGGCCAGCCATTTTTATTCCAGGATCCCCAGAATAACTGCAGCTTACCCCGGAAAGCTAACGCAGCCGGTTTGGCTGCACGACCTATCGTCGCACCTTTCACTGGCAGTTTATCATATGCATAAGTAAAATCGGCCATAATGGAATCTTTGATCCGTGCAATAGGCATCCGTGATGCCGTATCCGCTTCTATAGGATCACGCAGTATATGTGAAAAATACGGCACATCTCCCCAAAGCGAAATCAATCTGAAATAAGCAATACCTCGTAACAGTTTTGCTTCCCCGGCTATTGCTTCCAGATTTTTAAGCGAAGTCTCCGTCTTTGCATTTGGCAGCATCAGCTTATTGATATTCTCAATCACATAATTGGAATGTGTAATCGAGCCATATAATGCACGGTACAATGCTGAAGCACCACCACCATAGTTACTCGGACTATTCACCGTCATCGTAATCGGTGCAGCTCCTACATTCCATACCTTCAGAAAATCGCCGTGTCCGTCAAAATGATAATCCCGGTCAAAGCAGGGGCGAAAAACAGCGTAATTCCCCATTAGCGCACTCAATGCATCATCCTCACTTGCCCAAAATGTCTGTGTACTCGGTGCCGTTGTAGGTACCTGATTCAGCAGATCCTTGCGACATGATGACAATCCTGTCACAGTTGCGATTATAACACTAAAAACAACTGTTATATTTAATTTCGTTCTCATCCTTATAAATCTCTTATAGTTCCACATTCAGTCCTAACACAAAAGTTTTGGTAATGGGATATGCATCATTTGCATACGAACTTTTCTCCGGATCTAATCCTTTGAAACTCGTAATTACAGCCAGATTATCAGCTGATCCGTATACCCTTAGTTTATTGACACCCATACGCTTTACCAACCCCTTACTAAAGGTATATCCAACCTGTATATTCTTGACTCGCAGATAAGACAGATCCTGTAACCAATGTGTACTCAGGTAATTGCTGGTACTTGTCGATCCCAATGTACTTGGCAACAATCTTGGATAGTCAGCATCTCTGTTATCCAGATTCCAGGTATTATTCCACTGATCCTCAGTGATAGCCTGATTAGTGGTACCGATAAACGGACTATTAATTCTGTTCATCCAAAACTCTTTACGTCCGGTTGCTCCCTGAAGCAGGAAGGCGAAGTCAAATCCTTTCCAGCTTGCACTTCCTCTCAACGCATAGTTAGTACTTGGTCTTCCTAATTGCGATTTAGGGTAAGCTACACGGTCATTGATATCGATCTTACCATCTCCGTTTACGTCCTTGATCAGCACATCTCCAGGAGAAGCTCCCTGAGGAGCAGCTTTATAGACATCTTCCCAGGTCTGAGCAATCCCCAATGACTCAAAGGCATACACAAAATTATAAGGCATATCGAGGAAAGTGGAGCCTTTAGGTAATTGTTCATTCCAGGACAGCAGACGGTTTGAGTTTTTAGAAAAATTGAAATTGACCATATACTGGAAGTCTTGCTTACGATCTGTCCATGTCAGATTGGATTCTACCCCCCTGTTGCGCATATCTCCAATATTTCTTCTCGGAGCAATGTATGCACCGCTCAGGTGGATGGAAACATCTGAAGGTCGGTTCATTCCTTTAGTGAGACGATCATAATAATCTACCTCCCAGGAAAGTCTGTTATTGAAGAAAACAAGATCCATCCCCAGATTCAGTACATTTGTACGTTCCCAGGTCAGGTTATAGTTAATAAATTTCTTATTCGTAAGACCAATAACAGGAACTCCACCAGAAATATAATTACTTGCAGTCAGCAATTCCTGCTGTTCATATCTCCCCACGCCACTGTTATTACCTAATGCACCATATGAAGCACGTAACTTACCTGTGCTCAGCGCTATTTTAGATTTCAGATCCGAGAAGAAACTTTCTTCCGTAAAACGCCATCCTGCAGATGCTGAAGGGAAAAAGCCATACTGATCTCCTTTGAGAAATTTAGAAGATCCGTCTACACGGAAATTTGTTTCTAACAGGTACTTATTGAATGCAATATATCCAATACGACCTATGTAGGAACGCAGTCCTTCATTATCGGAAGAACCTCCTGTAGTCTGCACATTATTCAATGCACCATCTATTTCATGCAATAATGGGTTCAGACGATCCCCTCTGCTGGCAGAGAGATAGCGGTCGCTCCAGAATTCTTCACTGTAGGCCCCCATAACAGAAAGATCATGATCACCGAATTTACGTTCATAGTTTAATCTTCCCGTCAATTGGGTTTTATACCCTTCTCTGTCTACATTATAAATAGGCTCATTATTTCCAACATAGATCCTTGGGCCCCAGTCGTCTAACTGAAAATTATATGCGCGTGTGGGCAGATCCGCACGCCAGTCAAATCTGTTGTTATATTTTAAGGAATAGTCAACATGGGCGGTAAATCCCTGAAAAGGTTTCCAATCCAGGTATCCATTCAGATACGCTTCTTTCTGATTCATGGTATTCCTGTTGCGGACCAGATAATCCGCATAAGGATTGGTAGACTGTGAGCTTTCATTATAAGCCATAGCACCACCATAATAACCTGTCACAGGATCAAAAGGCAGAATACCGGCAGGTGCTGTAAAAATATCCAGACCATTCGGACTATTTGCAGTCATCCCCTCTTCATAATTATAATGATATTTGGACCAGTTACCTGAAAATTTAACACCGGTATTAATGGTATTAGTCACCTTCAGATCAAAGTTGAATGCCGCATTGTAGCGTTTGAAATCATTTTCGATCTGAATACCTTTTTCATCCAGCGCCCCGAAAGAGACGTAATAGTTTGAATTTTCACCTCCACCGTTTACCGATACATTATAGGTATTGGATTTTCCGTCGCGAAGGATCACATCCCACCAGTCGGTATTCGGATAGCGCTTGGGGTCTATCATACTCAGTGCAAGCCATTGATCTATGGTTCCGTTTTTAAATTGAAAGTTTCCCGGCAAGGTCGTGGCAGCCTGCGCGCGCTGTGTGGCCGTCAATGCCTTTGCGTAATTACTCAAAAATTCAAAACTCTGTGTTGGTTTCACCAGGGTCCAGCTTCCTGAAGCGCTTATTTTAGGTTTAGCATTTCGATTTCCGGTCTTTGTTGTAATCAGAATAACCCCGTTAGCAGCCCGGGAACCATACACAGAGGCTGAAGCAGCATCTTTTAATACCGACACACTCTCCACGTCATTGATATTAATCCGGTTGAGACTGACATCCGGCATTCCGTCTACGACGATCAATGGTCCGGCATTATTGACTGTTCCCAATCCGCGAATCATGAGGTCTGCAGCATTATTTCCTGCCATTCCTGAATTCTGACTTACAGCTAATCCGGGAAGTAGTCCTTGTAAAGCTGAAGAAACATTAGACATGGACCTGCTTGTTACAGCTTCATCGATCTTCACCGAAGCCACTGAACCGGTCAGATTGACCTTCTTCTGTGTACCGTAGCCGACAACGACCACTTCATCCAGCTCTTCCAGTGAAGTCTGCAGTGTAACGGATGCAGCATCTTTAGCGTCCTTTACCTGTGACAGAAAACCAATAAGTCTGAACTGCAGTTTATCAGATGGTGCTGCTACAATGCTGAAACTACCATCTGCCTGTGTCAGTGCAACGACATTACTGGTCAGATTTCGGACTTCTACACTTCCCAGTCCGTTTCCATTGCCGTCTGCGACCTTCC
The Sphingobacterium spiritivorum genome window above contains:
- a CDS encoding GntR family transcriptional regulator, with translation MKEDSLSYKAYLEIRKKILSNQLVGGARLIESFWADKLSVSRVAIREAFMRLAGEQLVEFGGKGGCFVKKMTADDIKDIRELRELLEVGALKILFTKRDKAVIKELELICDDFSSMVEKGYYGGACEADVRFHEKIIESTGNERLLHIYHNSNIPLFHLKLGNALSHMDDYKQTEVEHRKIVEYLKEGKLKESIDTLLEHLDRGEKESIEF
- a CDS encoding DUF4466 family protein; translated protein: MKKLIYYIGIVSMLTLFVTACKEDSYQIPEAESGLHNDVIKRSMGPNVVGTNIEFAYAMALLPTEGKIVSATVEATIAGASGTYLDNKSYYTNNSGIDVGVQIGDPSVTTGTATTVNFSRDTSAATLRYYYKIPEEARGKTVSFKFSAKASNGQTVTYNLGPYDIRKMDMKLDLVAKDAQACYISIADMAVYDAAYAAQNPDKIDLVYLYRIIPNIDFKHAVVAPSANAIYLPGITLPAGVKNNTKLIKAWTVRDQQLARLQYGVFVDDLDLIQKDFTDAPDFAVNVRNEGGLWVETADKKYRAYVYINSSTDATKELKISMKRLSMN
- a CDS encoding RagB/SusD family nutrient uptake outer membrane protein yields the protein MRTKLNITVVFSVIIATVTGLSSCRKDLLNQVPTTAPSTQTFWASEDDALSALMGNYAVFRPCFDRDYHFDGHGDFLKVWNVGAAPITMTVNSPSNYGGGASALYRALYGSITHSNYVIENINKLMLPNAKTETSLKNLEAIAGEAKLLRGIAYFRLISLWGDVPYFSHILRDPIEADTASRMPIARIKDSIMADFTYAYDKLPVKGATIGRAAKPAALAFRGKLQLFWGSWNKNGWPELERFTPSAAVAQEAYRGAAEDFKKVINDYGLRLFRNGEPGEWGEMGKADVLPNYYYMFIPSTGNPNTDGEMIMVLTHGGNGTGQSEEYMRVWTGVSVGLSQNQVVARYEIANRYQSTITGDFLPPMIQVAPTVAGARTMPNSAINPESYRNRDYRMKATLLWDYEKIMGMGTTELTGYVPFIYKTWGAAVTIDGVRYTSFNDNGTNLSGIETRKFVRNYGGQNRSSGDYNWPMMRLADVFLMYAEATNEVGGPQADAIDLVNRVRRRGNLPALSSTKTSSKQAFFDAIEQERIVELFGEGQRAFDLRRWRTIEKVFGAAYGNGKWFQDTYGNNWERFFFNEPELTYQRCYIYQIPETERDRNSRLTQNIPWR
- a CDS encoding SusC/RagA family TonB-linked outer membrane protein — protein: MKTNINRNRLFGKTKNHLFIIPVIQLLALSPSFTFATGTHPVKDPHALGVTDRIQVFATSFQQTTVKGKVADGNGNGLGSVEVRNLTSNVVALTQADGSFSIVAAPSDKLQFRLIGFLSQVKDAKDAASVTLQTSLEELDEVVVVGYGTQKKVNLTGSVASVKIDEAVTSRSMSNVSSALQGLLPGLAVSQNSGMAGNNAADLMIRGLGTVNNAGPLIVVDGMPDVSLNRININDVESVSVLKDAASASVYGSRAANGVILITTKTGNRNAKPKISASGSWTLVKPTQSFEFLSNYAKALTATQRAQAATTLPGNFQFKNGTIDQWLALSMIDPKRYPNTDWWDVILRDGKSNTYNVSVNGGGENSNYYVSFGALDEKGIQIENDFKRYNAAFNFDLKVTNTINTGVKFSGNWSKYHYNYEEGMTANSPNGLDIFTAPAGILPFDPVTGYYGGAMAYNESSQSTNPYADYLVRNRNTMNQKEAYLNGYLDWKPFQGFTAHVDYSLKYNNRFDWRADLPTRAYNFQLDDWGPRIYVGNNEPIYNVDREGYKTQLTGRLNYERKFGDHDLSVMGAYSEEFWSDRYLSASRGDRLNPLLHEIDGALNNVQTTGGSSDNEGLRSYIGRIGYIAFNKYLLETNFRVDGSSKFLKGDQYGFFPSASAGWRFTEESFFSDLKSKIALSTGKLRASYGALGNNSGVGRYEQQELLTASNYISGGVPVIGLTNKKFINYNLTWERTNVLNLGMDLVFFNNRLSWEVDYYDRLTKGMNRPSDVSIHLSGAYIAPRRNIGDMRNRGVESNLTWTDRKQDFQYMVNFNFSKNSNRLLSWNEQLPKGSTFLDMPYNFVYAFESLGIAQTWEDVYKAAPQGASPGDVLIKDVNGDGKIDINDRVAYPKSQLGRPSTNYALRGSASWKGFDFAFLLQGATGRKEFWMNRINSPFIGTTNQAITEDQWNNTWNLDNRDADYPRLLPSTLGSTSTSNYLSTHWLQDLSYLRVKNIQVGYTFSKGLVKRMGVNKLRVYGSADNLAVITSFKGLDPEKSSYANDAYPITKTFVLGLNVEL